In Marinicella rhabdoformis, one genomic interval encodes:
- the cmoB gene encoding tRNA 5-methoxyuridine(34)/uridine 5-oxyacetic acid(34) synthase CmoB — MHHAVFEKQLASLWKQIDNSKVAPHKHVLQSITQQIIDNINQGDLPKWLTALSELPTIDVDSVGLNLDAVTARGMPTLNEAEALQAQLELLHPWRKGPFQLFDTFIDTEWRSNMKWSRIEPHLPDLSYKSVLDVGCGNGYYLLRMAQQKPELLLGIEPGLLQNVQFWAVNQYIKSQAGILPLKMEHMPEHMQCFDVVFSMGVLYHRKSPIGHLEHLKGLLVKEGTLILETIVVDGDKQTCLIPKDRYAQMRNVWFLPSTDMLCLWLERIGMKNIEVLDVSTTTPEEQRSTEWMRFHSLPEFIDKETGKTIEGYDLPKRAIIKAQR; from the coding sequence ATGCATCACGCTGTATTTGAAAAACAATTGGCTTCACTGTGGAAGCAAATAGATAACAGTAAAGTAGCGCCTCATAAGCATGTATTACAATCCATAACACAACAAATCATTGATAACATCAATCAGGGTGACTTACCTAAATGGTTAACTGCATTGAGTGAATTACCAACAATTGATGTTGATTCGGTCGGTTTGAATCTGGATGCAGTTACAGCAAGAGGAATGCCTACCCTAAATGAAGCCGAAGCGCTACAAGCACAACTAGAGCTGTTACACCCTTGGAGAAAAGGGCCATTTCAATTGTTCGATACCTTTATAGATACTGAATGGCGATCCAATATGAAGTGGTCGCGGATTGAACCCCATTTACCGGACTTGTCATATAAGAGTGTGTTGGATGTAGGTTGTGGTAACGGTTATTACTTGTTGCGTATGGCGCAACAAAAGCCAGAGTTGTTGTTAGGTATTGAACCAGGCCTTTTACAGAACGTTCAGTTTTGGGCGGTTAATCAATACATAAAGTCTCAAGCGGGTATCTTGCCATTGAAGATGGAACACATGCCCGAACACATGCAGTGCTTTGACGTGGTGTTTTCCATGGGTGTGTTATACCACCGTAAATCACCCATTGGGCATCTGGAGCATTTGAAGGGGTTGTTGGTTAAAGAGGGTACTTTGATTTTAGAAACAATCGTGGTAGATGGTGATAAACAAACATGTTTGATTCCAAAAGATCGCTACGCACAAATGCGTAACGTGTGGTTCTTACCCAGTACAGACATGTTGTGTCTGTGGTTAGAGCGCATTGGCATGAAAAACATAGAAGTGCTTGATGTCAGTACAACCACACCAGAGGAACAACGGTCAACCGAATGGATGCGCTTTCACTCACTTCCAGAATTCATTGATAAAGAAACAGGTAAAACCATAGAAGGTTATGACTTGCCAAAGCGCGCTATCATCAAAGCACAAAGGTAA
- the cmoA gene encoding carboxy-S-adenosyl-L-methionine synthase CmoA, producing MDKKDQIFDEGFSQVSSFAFDEKVVSVFPDMIKRSVPGYDTILKGIAMFAMKHVKRQTHIYDLGASLGGVSLTLDQALGPQNVTIHAIDISDAMIAGLNQLLRTQQINNTISVEQQDLSETTIKNASMVASNFTLQFIDPALRNGAVKNIYQGMNQGGVFVLSEKVKSSDALIDAYHGYKKINGYSDREIARKRQALEDTLLPDTVSEWKVRLTEAGFSQVEVWFRAFNFVSFVCVK from the coding sequence ATGGATAAGAAAGACCAAATTTTTGATGAGGGTTTCAGTCAAGTTTCATCATTTGCTTTCGATGAAAAAGTGGTCTCAGTGTTTCCTGATATGATCAAACGATCAGTACCAGGTTATGACACCATATTAAAAGGCATTGCCATGTTTGCCATGAAACATGTGAAGCGGCAAACACACATATATGACTTGGGTGCTTCTTTGGGTGGTGTCAGTCTGACACTGGATCAAGCACTTGGACCTCAAAACGTGACCATCCATGCCATCGACATTTCTGATGCAATGATTGCAGGTTTAAATCAATTACTTCGAACCCAGCAAATCAATAACACCATTTCAGTTGAGCAACAAGACCTGTCAGAAACGACAATCAAAAACGCCAGTATGGTGGCGAGCAATTTCACTTTGCAATTTATTGACCCTGCGCTGCGAAATGGTGCTGTAAAGAATATTTATCAAGGCATGAATCAGGGTGGGGTGTTTGTTCTATCTGAAAAGGTCAAGTCATCGGATGCATTGATTGATGCTTACCATGGTTATAAAAAAATCAACGGTTACAGTGACCGTGAAATCGCTCGCAAACGCCAAGCTTTAGAAGACACTTTATTGCCAGACACGGTTTCTGAATGGAAAGTGCGTTTAACTGAAGCCGGGTTTTCTCAAGTCGAAGTGTGGTTTCGTGCCTTTAACTTTGTATCATTTGTTTGTGTTAAATAA
- a CDS encoding histidine triad nucleotide-binding protein, translating to MSDEGTIFDKIISKEIPADVIYEDDFVLGFKDINPQAPVHVLFIPKVRISTHNDINTDNVDYVAKMHLAINDYVKEIGEAENGYRVVMNCNENGQQTVYHIHMHLLAGRMMNWPPG from the coding sequence ATGTCTGACGAAGGAACGATTTTTGATAAAATCATCAGCAAGGAAATTCCTGCTGATGTCATATATGAAGATGATTTTGTGCTGGGTTTTAAGGACATCAATCCACAAGCACCTGTTCATGTCTTATTTATCCCCAAAGTGCGCATCAGTACCCACAATGACATCAATACCGATAATGTGGACTACGTTGCTAAAATGCATTTGGCAATCAATGACTATGTCAAAGAAATTGGTGAAGCTGAAAATGGTTACCGCGTGGTGATGAACTGTAATGAAAACGGTCAGCAAACGGTGTATCACATTCACATGCACCTACTGGCTGGCCGCATGATGAATTGGCCGCCGGGCTGA
- the recR gene encoding recombination mediator RecR, which yields MSLISQLMNALQIMPGIGPKSAQRLTFHLLQKDKAGAKHLAETLLQAVEQVKECKACRTLTEHELCKICSNEQRSKQQICVVESPADIVHLEQATDYKGRYFVLHGKLSPIDGMGPKELKLDLLVELLSDEACKEMILATGSTVEGETTAQYLSHLAEKGGIKTTRLAHGVPLGGDLEYIDNSTLAHAFASRVNI from the coding sequence ATGTCTTTAATCAGTCAATTAATGAATGCTTTGCAAATCATGCCAGGCATCGGACCCAAGTCAGCCCAGCGGCTGACTTTTCATTTATTACAAAAAGACAAAGCAGGTGCTAAGCATTTGGCTGAAACTTTATTGCAAGCCGTAGAGCAGGTCAAAGAGTGTAAAGCTTGTCGCACATTGACAGAGCATGAATTGTGTAAAATTTGTAGTAACGAACAAAGAAGTAAACAACAAATTTGTGTGGTTGAATCGCCTGCGGACATAGTTCATTTGGAGCAAGCCACGGATTACAAAGGCAGGTACTTTGTTTTACATGGCAAATTGTCACCCATTGATGGAATGGGCCCCAAAGAGTTGAAGTTGGATCTGTTGGTTGAATTGTTATCAGATGAAGCTTGTAAAGAGATGATTTTAGCCACTGGGTCAACTGTTGAAGGTGAAACCACGGCTCAATACCTGTCACATTTGGCAGAAAAGGGCGGTATCAAAACCACACGATTAGCACATGGTGTGCCCTTGGGTGGTGATTTAGAGTACATCGATAACAGCACATTGGCACATGCTTTTGCGTCACGTGTTAATATTTAA
- a CDS encoding YbaB/EbfC family nucleoid-associated protein, with protein sequence MKGKLGDMMQQVQKLQQQMEQNQKDLATKEVVGKAGGDIVSVTMNGQHQVKSIRIDHDMIDGDNEMMEDLLVAAFNDALNKVSELQQIDMGDLTQGMQLPPGFKMPF encoded by the coding sequence ATGAAAGGTAAATTAGGCGATATGATGCAGCAGGTACAAAAGCTGCAACAGCAAATGGAACAAAATCAAAAAGATTTGGCGACAAAAGAAGTGGTGGGTAAGGCTGGCGGCGACATCGTCAGTGTAACCATGAATGGTCAACACCAGGTTAAATCTATTCGCATCGATCATGACATGATTGACGGTGACAATGAAATGATGGAAGATTTGTTGGTTGCGGCGTTCAATGATGCGTTGAATAAAGTGTCTGAATTGCAGCAAATTGACATGGGTGATTTAACCCAGGGCATGCAATTGCCTCCTGGTTTTAAAATGCCATTCTGA
- the dnaX gene encoding DNA polymerase III subunit gamma/tau: MTYQALARKYRPQNFQEIVGQEHVVQALVNGLENNRLHHAFLFTGTRGVGKTTLARVLAKSLNCLEGVSGTPCGVCTHCEEIKSGEFIDLIEVDAASRTGVDDTRALLENVHYSPSKGRYKIYLIDEVHMFSKSSFNALLKTLEEPPEHVKFLLATTEPDKLPITVLSRCLQFNLKRLTQKQISDHLVSLLVKENVNYDDKAIALISRVADGSMRDSLSLMDQSLAFGAGQVTYDEIRNMLGTVEHSHVTELMKLIGEGDHDGVVAKLEWLHEMSIDYVQVLEELCLLLHEVALIQQFQKVTGSAAFDVADLKHFAQALSAEAVQMYYQLVMLSLDQMRMAPNKKISFEMAIIRMLAFEVGPYDSGMNADSKKNTELKPVPEKTEVPQAQIKSHQAVEQNNNDQVTEKPVDAVVESHTQKPSSDQPVQSQPQSRQAVAEQNQSAQTHQPILSFEGLTQEMWLSAFPDLPLKGSTREMARHFELLKNEANTLTFAVDTQAQMYLSDKSKQVFEQILQVEAQGFQLIYQLADEVSSVAKAQALAAQQQQQQLAPHKDPVVSELQQQFGATVIENKFGTK, from the coding sequence ATGACATATCAAGCTTTAGCACGTAAATACCGCCCTCAAAACTTTCAAGAAATCGTTGGACAAGAACATGTCGTACAGGCATTGGTCAACGGACTTGAAAACAACCGACTTCACCATGCTTTTTTATTCACCGGAACTCGCGGTGTAGGCAAGACCACCTTGGCTCGTGTGTTGGCCAAATCACTGAATTGTCTTGAAGGTGTTTCAGGAACTCCCTGTGGTGTATGCACCCACTGTGAAGAGATTAAGTCAGGCGAATTCATTGACCTGATTGAGGTTGATGCGGCGTCAAGAACAGGTGTTGATGACACACGTGCGCTGTTAGAAAATGTCCATTACTCACCGAGTAAAGGGCGCTACAAGATTTACCTCATAGATGAGGTGCACATGTTTTCTAAAAGCAGTTTCAATGCCTTATTGAAAACATTGGAAGAGCCACCCGAACACGTTAAATTCTTACTCGCAACGACCGAACCAGATAAATTGCCTATTACGGTTTTATCACGCTGTTTACAATTCAACCTAAAGCGTTTAACCCAAAAACAAATTTCAGACCACTTGGTATCTCTGCTGGTTAAAGAAAACGTCAACTATGATGACAAGGCCATCGCGTTAATTTCGCGGGTGGCAGACGGTTCAATGCGAGACTCTCTGAGCTTAATGGATCAATCTTTGGCATTTGGTGCTGGCCAAGTGACTTACGATGAAATCCGCAACATGCTGGGTACGGTTGAACATTCTCATGTGACTGAGTTGATGAAGTTGATAGGTGAAGGCGATCATGATGGCGTGGTAGCCAAGCTTGAATGGTTGCACGAAATGTCGATTGATTATGTGCAAGTATTAGAAGAACTGTGTTTGCTGCTTCACGAAGTGGCTTTGATACAACAATTCCAAAAGGTCACTGGCAGTGCCGCATTTGATGTGGCAGACCTGAAGCATTTTGCACAGGCCTTGTCGGCAGAAGCGGTACAAATGTATTATCAATTGGTGATGTTGTCATTGGATCAAATGCGCATGGCACCGAATAAGAAAATCAGTTTTGAGATGGCCATCATCAGGATGCTGGCTTTTGAAGTAGGGCCTTATGACAGTGGAATGAACGCGGACTCAAAAAAAAACACTGAATTAAAGCCTGTGCCTGAAAAAACTGAGGTACCCCAGGCACAAATCAAGTCGCACCAGGCGGTTGAACAAAACAATAATGATCAAGTTACAGAGAAGCCTGTTGATGCTGTTGTTGAATCTCATACTCAAAAACCTTCATCAGATCAGCCGGTTCAAAGCCAGCCTCAATCAAGGCAAGCGGTTGCCGAGCAAAATCAATCTGCCCAAACACACCAACCCATCTTGTCATTTGAAGGTTTGACCCAAGAAATGTGGCTCAGTGCTTTTCCAGATTTGCCTTTAAAGGGCAGTACCAGAGAAATGGCCCGACATTTTGAACTGTTGAAAAATGAAGCAAACACCCTCACATTTGCTGTAGATACACAGGCGCAAATGTATTTGTCAGATAAGTCTAAGCAGGTTTTTGAGCAGATTTTACAAGTTGAAGCTCAAGGTTTTCAGTTGATTTATCAATTGGCAGATGAGGTGAGCAGCGTGGCCAAGGCACAAGCTTTGGCAGCGCAACAGCAACAACAACAATTGGCGCCTCACAAGGATCCTGTGGTTTCAGAGCTGCAACAACAGTTTGGCGCCACAGTGATTGAAAACAAATTTGGTACGAAATAA
- a CDS encoding HdaA/DnaA family protein, producing MKHSKQVPLELVTAQSQDFEDFILADEDVPVVSALKSRLPDFSYVWGAPGTGKTHVLNACRHWHERQTTKVMMVAAEQMKTVPIENVLPTDLALLLVDDVNVLAGNRADETLAFNLYNHCKANGISLIYSASISPRSKDWCLPDLRSRLNAGQILPLTVLAGEKALALFERQLVDKGITFDAAVLPYVEKHLSRDYPSLCQLLKTIETETLKEKHRLTVPLLKKINLSGL from the coding sequence ATGAAACACAGCAAGCAAGTGCCACTGGAATTGGTTACCGCTCAGTCACAAGACTTCGAAGACTTTATCCTTGCAGATGAGGATGTGCCGGTTGTGTCTGCGCTCAAAAGCAGGTTACCAGATTTCAGTTATGTTTGGGGAGCACCTGGCACGGGAAAAACGCACGTGCTGAATGCCTGTCGACATTGGCATGAAAGACAAACGACCAAGGTCATGATGGTTGCTGCAGAGCAAATGAAAACAGTGCCCATTGAAAATGTGTTGCCAACTGATTTGGCTTTGTTGTTGGTGGATGATGTGAATGTGCTTGCAGGCAATCGTGCTGATGAAACATTGGCATTTAATTTATATAACCACTGTAAGGCCAATGGCATTTCATTGATATACAGTGCTTCAATTTCCCCGCGAAGCAAAGACTGGTGTTTGCCGGATTTGCGTTCTAGGCTCAATGCTGGGCAAATCTTACCATTGACTGTTTTGGCAGGAGAAAAAGCGTTGGCACTGTTTGAAAGGCAATTGGTAGATAAAGGCATCACTTTTGATGCAGCCGTTTTGCCATACGTCGAAAAACATTTGTCCAGAGATTACCCAAGTTTATGCCAATTGTTGAAAACAATAGAAACAGAGACCTTGAAAGAAAAGCACAGGTTGACTGTCCCTTTATTAAAGAAAATAAATCTGTCTGGACTATAG
- a CDS encoding AI-2E family transporter: protein MLTDRNQQWYFLAVAILVGYLVYLLSPILTPFAVSALLAYLFDPLADKLESWKFSRSISVTIVFFVITLIVIGVALLLIPALEQQISSFVSRLPMYFEWLSENLTPWLQQNFGLQTDLFDISELGALIKSHWSQAGGIAQNIISSVGKSGMVVVNWMMNGLLIPVVTFYLLRDWDIITARVGELVPRPYYNTVNQLTRDSNAVLSSFLRGQLSVMLALGTIYTIGLWLVGIELSLLIGMGAGMVSFVPYLGTIVGLIAGVIAAFMQFGDINHIIYVLIVFGIGQLMEGFILTPWLVGDRIGLHPVAVIFSVLAGGQLFGFVGVLLGLPLAAVIMVLLRYGHVRYMESKLYGKENEINLSKKPDGDNNKRQKQKAIQSETEDKLSQAPDTGEDKEV, encoded by the coding sequence ATGTTAACTGATCGAAATCAACAATGGTATTTTTTGGCCGTTGCTATTTTAGTGGGCTATTTGGTTTACTTGCTGTCCCCCATATTGACGCCATTTGCGGTCAGTGCTTTGTTGGCTTATTTGTTTGACCCGTTGGCGGATAAACTGGAGTCTTGGAAGTTCAGCCGTTCTATTTCGGTCACCATCGTTTTTTTTGTTATTACCTTAATAGTGATTGGTGTGGCTTTGCTCTTGATTCCTGCATTGGAGCAACAAATATCGAGTTTTGTCAGTCGTTTACCGATGTATTTCGAATGGTTAAGTGAGAATCTAACCCCTTGGTTGCAACAAAATTTTGGCTTGCAAACTGACTTGTTTGATATATCTGAATTGGGTGCTTTGATTAAATCGCACTGGAGTCAAGCCGGTGGTATTGCTCAAAACATCATTTCTTCAGTCGGCAAGAGTGGCATGGTGGTGGTGAACTGGATGATGAATGGTTTATTAATTCCTGTGGTTACATTTTATTTATTGAGAGACTGGGACATCATTACTGCTCGAGTGGGTGAGTTGGTGCCACGACCTTATTATAATACTGTCAATCAATTAACCCGCGATTCAAATGCAGTGTTGTCTTCATTTCTTAGGGGGCAATTGAGTGTGATGTTGGCTTTGGGTACCATTTATACCATTGGTCTGTGGTTGGTTGGTATTGAGCTCTCTTTATTGATTGGCATGGGGGCTGGCATGGTCTCTTTTGTGCCTTATTTAGGCACTATTGTCGGTTTGATTGCTGGTGTGATTGCGGCATTTATGCAATTTGGAGACATCAACCACATCATATATGTATTGATTGTTTTCGGCATTGGTCAGCTTATGGAAGGCTTTATTTTGACGCCTTGGTTGGTTGGTGATCGCATTGGTTTACATCCAGTGGCGGTCATTTTTTCTGTTTTGGCAGGTGGTCAATTGTTCGGTTTTGTTGGTGTGCTGTTAGGCTTGCCGCTGGCGGCTGTCATTATGGTGTTGTTGCGGTATGGGCATGTCAGGTATATGGAAAGTAAGTTATATGGCAAGGAAAATGAAATCAATTTAAGCAAAAAGCCGGATGGGGATAACAACAAGCGGCAAAAACAGAAAGCAATTCAATCTGAAACGGAAGACAAACTGAGTCAAGCTCCAGACACTGGTGAAGATAAAGAAGTTTGA
- a CDS encoding CDP-alcohol phosphatidyltransferase family protein, with translation MKPEQKLQWLSYLPNIITIGRIIALGPLVYYMWQKDYQTALIITFFAGLSDGLDGFLAKRFGWQGWLGGILDPLADKAMMMLCYLVLAWQSVIPLWLFVMVVLRDVLIVLGTSYYHFKIGKIKQAQPTFWSKCNTVLQILLILFLLLDLADWWHLPFSMSWLFYAVGFTTFSSGIQYVLMGRRMARLEQSHVN, from the coding sequence ATGAAACCAGAACAAAAGTTACAATGGCTGAGTTATTTGCCAAACATCATCACCATAGGGCGCATCATTGCTTTAGGGCCTTTGGTGTATTACATGTGGCAGAAAGATTATCAGACCGCTTTAATCATCACTTTTTTTGCAGGTTTATCTGATGGTTTGGATGGCTTTCTTGCCAAGCGGTTTGGTTGGCAAGGTTGGTTGGGCGGCATTTTAGATCCTCTGGCTGATAAAGCCATGATGATGTTGTGCTATTTGGTGTTGGCATGGCAATCTGTCATCCCGCTGTGGTTGTTTGTTATGGTGGTGTTGCGCGATGTGCTGATTGTTTTAGGTACCAGCTATTATCACTTTAAGATTGGTAAGATAAAACAAGCACAACCGACTTTCTGGAGCAAGTGTAATACGGTGTTACAAATCCTTTTGATTCTGTTTTTATTACTTGATTTGGCAGATTGGTGGCACTTACCATTTTCAATGTCATGGTTGTTTTATGCCGTGGGTTTCACCACATTTAGCAGTGGTATTCAATATGTATTAATGGGTCGCCGTATGGCGCGACTGGAGCAGTCTCATGTTAACTGA
- a CDS encoding DUF2066 domain-containing protein: MNKIPLNANTQILSPKLDALFVCLIFCMLLVFSLQSVAKEVNVNQAAALVDSQNVKAPGALKSAMFNLISKGSGLNAEAVESQGWLDDSFSSVILRHYFEQAPRHNGQQQYWLHVVADEQLLRQKMVEKEIPIWPNRRTPMLVWMVSEDESGVLSFEPETGDNHYWLNKWLENKGVPADFYQVDASDLMNFAPEDVKLLNPDVIDYLHQVQQYENVLLVYVKDTGLGYSYRMGLAKAGEDVIIKHRQFVKLSQGFNHLSDFVQSHQAANQQIFANELANRTISIQINNIYNADQMLMIINYLNNQSLINQWQIEKLKGQVLHLRLDISVLAETFTRFVDNESVLNYLPLDTGNSLIFSALPQ, from the coding sequence GTGAATAAAATCCCATTGAATGCGAACACACAGATTCTCAGTCCTAAATTGGATGCTCTATTTGTATGCTTGATATTTTGTATGTTGTTGGTTTTTTCTTTGCAAAGTGTCGCCAAAGAAGTGAATGTCAATCAAGCTGCAGCATTGGTCGATTCACAAAATGTGAAAGCACCGGGTGCGCTTAAGTCTGCCATGTTTAACCTGATCAGCAAAGGCAGTGGTTTAAATGCCGAAGCTGTGGAAAGTCAAGGTTGGTTAGATGACAGTTTTTCTTCTGTGATATTGCGACATTATTTTGAGCAAGCACCGCGGCACAATGGTCAGCAGCAGTATTGGTTGCATGTGGTAGCAGATGAACAGTTGTTGCGCCAGAAGATGGTTGAAAAAGAAATACCAATCTGGCCTAACAGACGCACACCCATGTTGGTTTGGATGGTTTCGGAAGATGAGTCAGGTGTGTTGTCGTTTGAGCCAGAAACTGGGGACAATCATTATTGGTTAAACAAGTGGTTAGAAAATAAGGGCGTTCCTGCCGATTTTTACCAAGTTGACGCGTCAGATTTGATGAATTTTGCGCCTGAAGATGTGAAGTTGCTCAACCCTGATGTGATTGACTATCTGCATCAAGTGCAACAATATGAAAATGTGTTACTGGTTTATGTTAAGGACACTGGACTTGGGTATTCTTACAGAATGGGCTTGGCTAAAGCGGGTGAAGATGTCATCATCAAACACCGACAGTTTGTGAAGCTCAGTCAAGGTTTCAATCATTTGAGTGATTTTGTCCAAAGTCACCAAGCAGCGAATCAACAAATTTTTGCCAATGAATTGGCCAATCGCACCATTTCTATTCAAATCAATAATATTTACAATGCCGACCAAATGTTAATGATCATCAATTACCTGAATAACCAATCGCTGATCAACCAGTGGCAAATTGAAAAACTGAAAGGGCAGGTGCTTCATTTGAGATTGGATATCAGTGTGCTTGCAGAAACGTTTACACGATTCGTTGACAATGAATCGGTGTTGAATTATTTGCCATTAGATACGGGAAACAGTTTAATTTTTTCTGCACTACCTCAATGA
- a CDS encoding DUF5123 domain-containing protein, with amino-acid sequence MTKKWTLCALLLLLMFNIPMVSAQQNFYIDPINGSDNNTGSENAPWETFRNVISYYSSNFKPPQWIELQPGDTIFLMEGIHNTLLNPGGDGGATDGGAYLVYFRGKYGDINNWFHIKAYPGTNPILDAGGNGSGALIYQSSHWNISDITIRNAYATGEGGGLRLAEIEHVKVSNVEVYDTDGLDNNNISGLHCAGCYDIEVFNSSFHDNYDRTNHDTNGESTVNSSNMVFFQGGNISVHDNDFYNSVPTSAQKSGTCLKYKHASSDPVAYFKVYNNQFENCKHHAIQTGTANSHIHHNTIINSDRIHSIDAGGPTHQVNQTFEYNTIYNSGGILLNPTTNWINQDFPNDPKNITINNNIFYDLIPAYNQEKGLINIGTYMSDDLYSLILPELNLHNNCYYNPNTAIELNIGAQNGGNYGVLGGRYVLSDWQQDLGLDSNSIEADPMFTDINNGNFQPETSSPCINMGAFPQYMDLIFEHGFE; translated from the coding sequence ATGACTAAAAAGTGGACGTTGTGCGCTCTACTCCTGTTGCTGATGTTCAATATACCAATGGTCTCAGCACAACAAAACTTCTATATTGACCCTATTAATGGCAGTGACAACAACACGGGGTCAGAAAACGCCCCTTGGGAAACCTTCCGAAACGTCATCAGCTATTATTCATCCAACTTCAAACCGCCACAATGGATTGAGCTTCAGCCCGGAGACACCATCTTCCTGATGGAAGGCATTCATAACACTTTGCTGAACCCTGGTGGAGATGGCGGTGCCACAGACGGTGGCGCATACCTTGTCTACTTCAGGGGCAAATACGGCGACATCAACAATTGGTTCCACATCAAAGCTTATCCTGGCACCAACCCCATACTCGATGCGGGAGGCAATGGCTCAGGCGCCCTCATCTACCAAAGCAGTCATTGGAACATCTCCGACATCACCATTCGCAATGCCTATGCCACGGGCGAAGGTGGCGGCCTCAGGCTAGCAGAGATTGAACACGTCAAAGTTTCAAATGTGGAAGTCTATGACACAGACGGTCTAGATAACAACAACATATCAGGCCTCCATTGTGCTGGCTGTTACGACATCGAAGTTTTTAACAGCAGCTTCCATGACAATTATGATCGAACCAACCACGACACCAATGGAGAAAGTACTGTCAACAGTTCTAATATGGTTTTTTTCCAAGGTGGCAACATCAGCGTCCACGACAACGACTTTTACAACAGTGTGCCGACATCTGCACAAAAGTCAGGCACATGTTTGAAATACAAACACGCCAGTTCAGATCCAGTTGCTTATTTTAAGGTTTACAACAACCAGTTTGAAAATTGCAAACACCACGCAATACAAACAGGTACAGCAAACAGCCACATACACCACAACACCATCATCAATTCTGACCGCATTCATTCGATTGATGCCGGCGGGCCAACCCACCAAGTGAATCAAACTTTTGAATACAACACGATTTATAACTCAGGTGGCATCCTACTCAACCCAACCACCAATTGGATCAACCAAGACTTCCCAAACGATCCCAAAAACATCACCATCAACAACAACATCTTTTATGACCTGATCCCAGCCTACAACCAAGAAAAAGGCCTGATCAATATTGGTACTTACATGAGCGATGACCTTTACAGCTTGATATTGCCCGAACTTAATTTACACAACAACTGCTACTACAACCCCAATACAGCGATTGAACTGAATATTGGTGCACAGAATGGTGGTAATTACGGCGTGCTGGGTGGCCGGTATGTACTCAGCGACTGGCAACAAGACTTGGGATTAGACAGTAACAGCATTGAAGCCGACCCCATGTTCACAGACATCAACAACGGCAACTTTCAACCTGAAACAAGCAGCCCTTGCATCAACATGGGCGCTTTCCCTCAGTATATGGACTTGATATTTGAACATGGTTTTGAATAA
- a CDS encoding GFA family protein gives METEKTNIQGSCHCGAVVFNLSASPKWLVECNCSICQRLGALWGHVDMSHVTLPESNGETIAYVHGDKTLAMHSCKNCGCTTHWLSLNCDESTRMAVNFRMCTAKDRARLKIRPFDGANTWEFLD, from the coding sequence ATGGAAACTGAGAAAACAAATATACAAGGCAGCTGTCATTGTGGCGCTGTGGTTTTTAACCTGTCGGCATCGCCTAAGTGGCTGGTTGAATGTAATTGTTCCATTTGCCAAAGGCTGGGGGCATTGTGGGGCCATGTTGACATGAGTCATGTGACCTTGCCTGAAAGCAATGGCGAGACCATTGCTTATGTTCATGGTGATAAAACCTTAGCCATGCATTCATGTAAAAACTGTGGCTGTACCACACACTGGTTGAGTTTGAACTGTGATGAGTCAACACGCATGGCGGTGAATTTTCGCATGTGTACAGCCAAAGACCGCGCACGGCTCAAAATCAGGCCCTTTGATGGTGCGAATACTTGGGAGTTTTTAGATTGA